From a region of the Coriobacteriia bacterium genome:
- the rlmB gene encoding 23S rRNA (guanosine(2251)-2'-O)-methyltransferase RlmB, with translation MEGRNPVLEALRSSLPVSRVTFAAGLRPDRTLDEIERLAAEAGAVVTRSPREALDRRSERGGHQGVIAEVAPYVYAELDPVLTSAEGSATSLLVALDHVLDPGNLGAVARSAEVAGAGALIVPRRRSAPVTAAAHKAAAGALAYLPVVRVTNLARALKEVKRHGYWVAGASQDAERTVWESPMEGRLCIVLGGEGTGLSRLVEETCDFTVRLPVAGRVDSLNVAQAATALAFEWVRRTAQGS, from the coding sequence ATCGAGGGCAGGAACCCCGTGCTGGAGGCGCTGCGGTCCAGCCTGCCTGTCTCCCGTGTGACCTTCGCGGCCGGGCTGCGGCCCGACCGCACGCTGGACGAGATCGAGCGGCTCGCCGCAGAGGCGGGCGCGGTCGTGACGCGGTCTCCGCGGGAGGCGCTCGACCGGCGGAGCGAGCGGGGCGGCCACCAGGGCGTGATCGCCGAGGTCGCTCCTTACGTCTACGCGGAGCTCGACCCGGTCCTGACATCCGCCGAGGGGTCGGCGACGAGCCTGCTGGTCGCGCTGGACCACGTGCTGGACCCCGGCAACCTCGGCGCGGTGGCACGTAGCGCGGAGGTCGCCGGCGCCGGTGCCCTCATCGTCCCCCGCCGGCGCAGCGCGCCGGTGACCGCCGCCGCCCACAAGGCCGCCGCCGGCGCCCTGGCCTACCTGCCGGTCGTGCGCGTGACCAACCTCGCCAGGGCTCTGAAGGAGGTCAAGCGGCACGGCTACTGGGTGGCCGGCGCCAGCCAGGACGCGGAGCGCACGGTGTGGGAGTCGCCGATGGAAGGGCGGCTGTGCATCGTTCTGGGCGGCGAGGGGACCGGGCTCTCCAGGCTGGTGGAGGAGACGTGTGATTTCACCGTCCGGCTGCCGGTCGCCGGCCGGGTCGACTCGCTGAACGTGGCCCAGGCGGCGACCGCGCTCGCCTTCGAGTGGGTCCGGCGCACGGCGCAGGGGTCGTGA
- a CDS encoding NYN domain-containing protein has translation MSTMAALPWLIVDGYNVIGSRLPMHELEAEDLDAARERLVARVAAFAHGRYRAVVVFDAAGNPRSDGTPRHVVGVAVIFTRAGHQADEVIEGLARRARERGEAVTVATSDADTQWTVLGEGALRMSARELEQAMDERAGSGAGEARLGSARAAIGERVDAETRRRLAMWARGRA, from the coding sequence GTGAGCACGATGGCAGCCCTGCCCTGGCTGATCGTCGACGGGTACAACGTCATCGGCTCCCGGCTCCCGATGCACGAGCTCGAGGCCGAGGACCTCGACGCCGCCCGAGAGCGGCTGGTCGCCCGCGTGGCCGCCTTCGCGCACGGAAGGTACCGCGCGGTCGTCGTCTTCGATGCCGCGGGCAACCCGCGCTCCGACGGGACTCCGCGGCACGTCGTCGGGGTCGCCGTCATCTTCACGCGGGCGGGTCACCAGGCCGACGAGGTGATCGAGGGTCTCGCGCGACGGGCACGCGAGCGCGGCGAGGCGGTGACGGTGGCGACTTCAGACGCGGACACGCAGTGGACGGTGCTGGGGGAGGGAGCGCTGCGGATGTCCGCGCGCGAACTGGAGCAGGCTATGGACGAACGCGCGGGGTCGGGGGCGGGCGAGGCGAGGCTCGGTAGCGCCAGGGCCGCCATCGGGGAGCGCGTGGACGCCGAGACGAGGCGGCGACTGGCGATGTGGGCGAGGGGGCGGGCGTAG